The following proteins are co-located in the Apium graveolens cultivar Ventura chromosome 5, ASM990537v1, whole genome shotgun sequence genome:
- the LOC141660243 gene encoding uncharacterized protein LOC141660243, protein MASDRSWIGRNRFNESKYLTEEYKAGVDRFIEFAIEHSEKEDNGLIKCQCRDCGNKYFKKPSTVKNDLYRYGIMQWYTTWDCHGEKNISQVEVGTSSGYRDDDMYDAHDEDDFDDCEDFEEEPNKTAKQFYKMMNTASEPIYPNNANYTTLEFSMKLLKWKNKHNCGNNGFDDLLHLIGLVLPDDHKLPEKYYNMRKMIKGLHMEYEKIDACENDCMLFYKEHSGKTKCDICNGDRYQKQKDPKKQKIPRKILCYFPITMRLQRLFMAETIAKAMRWHHDRIAVEDGFDPFRDKHAKEYTVWHVVVVVYNLPPSMCTKAPYMFMPLLIPGPTDPTKDLHVYLRPLIDELKVLWHAGVETYDMFSRTNFIMKAALLWTISDFPGLAMLSGWSTKGKLSCPVCMGEVKGKQLKYGGKISFYGTARYFLESDDPLRRSTKFGSVETRSVCARHSGGRAKVMCEQIQFPPPGKSHKKKPRNYGVKHNWTHFSPFFELPYWETLSLRHNIDIMHTEKNVFDNLFYTILGDGKKTKDNTKSRKDCQELRVHRELWIRGDGTEPHAPYTLSKEQIHKLFKWIESLKLPDGYASNIYRGVNWAKNCIRGMKSHDGHVFMQKLLPIVCRDLLPKHVADPIIELCNFFQDLCSSVLKYSDLEKMEKDIVRIMSKLETVFTPGFFDPMEHLPLHLATECKLGGPANGRWIYFIERYLHNLKLKVGNKARAEGSMAQRYIEEECVHFCTLYFDSKKELLVP, encoded by the exons ATGGCATCCGATCGTAGTTGGATTGGTCGTAACCGCTTTAATGAGTCAAAATATTTAACAGAAGAATATAAAGCCGGTGTGGATAGATTCATTGAATTTGCTATAGAACATAGCGAAAAAGAAGATAACGGTCTTATAAAATGTCAGTGCCGAGATTGTGGAAATAAGTACTTTAAGAAGCCTAGTACCGTGAAAAATGATTTGTATCGATATGGTATCATGCAATGGTATACTACATGGGATTGTCATGGGGAGAAAAATATATCACAAGTCGAGGTTGGAACGAGTTCTGGATATAGAGACGATGATATGTATGATGCACATGATGAGGATGATTTTGATGATTGCGAGGATTTTGAGGAAGAACCAAATAAAACGGCAAAACAATTTTACAAGATGATGAATACCGCTtctgaaccaatttatccaaacAATGCCAATTATACAACATTGGAGTTCTCAATGAAGTTGCTTAAGTGGAAAAATAAGCATAATTGCGGTAACAATGGCTTTGATGACTTACTTCATCTCATTGGATTAGTACTACCCGATGATCATAAATTGCCCGAAAAGTACTACAACATGCGGAAGATGATTAAAGGATTGCATATGGAATATGAGAAAATTGATGCTTGCGAGAATGATTGCATGTTATTTTACAAAGAGCATAGTGGCAAGACAAAGTGTGATATATGCAATGGAGACAGATACCAGAAGCAGAAAGATCCTAAAAAACAGAAGATTCCACGAAAAATCTTGTGTTACTTTCCTATTACCATGAGATTGCAGCGTTTATTCATGGCCGAGACTATTGCAAAAGCTATGAGATGGCACCATGATAGAATTGCAGTTGAAG ATGGATTTGACCCCTTTCGCGACAAGCATGCGAAGGAGTATACAGTATGGCATGTGGTGGTTGTTGTTTATAACCTTCCTCCCTCTATGTGTACAAAGGCTCCATATATGTTCATGCCTCTTCTTATTCCTGGACCGACAGATCCGACAAAAGACTTACATGTTTATCTTAGACCTTTGATTGATGAATTGAAAGTGTTGTGGCATGCAGGGGTTGAAACATATGACATGTTCTCACGTACAAATTTTATCATGAAGGCGGCACTTTTATGGACGATTAGTGACTTTCCTGGACTTGCAATGCTTAGCGGGTGGTCCACCAAAGGTAAGTTATCATGTCCAGTTTGCATGGGAGAAGTAAAAGGTAAACAACTCAAATATGGTGGCAAAATAAGTTTTTATGGCACTGCTCGATATTTTTTGGAGTCAGATGATCCCCTGCGAAGGAGTACTAAATTTGGAAGTGTAGAGACACGATCAGTTTGTGCTAGACATTCAGGGGGCCGAGCCAAGGTGATGTGTGAGCAGATACAGTTTCCCCCTCCAGGAAAGTCACATAAGAAAAAACCAAGGAATTACGGGGTGAAACATAATTGGACACATTTTTCTCCATTTTTTGAGCTTCCATATTGGGAGACACTTAGCCTTCGTCACAATATTGACATTATGCACACAGAAAAGAATGTCTTTGATAATCTTTTCTACACAATTCTTGGTGATGGAAAGAAGACGAAAGATAACACAAAATCAAGAAAGGATTGTCAAGAATTACGTGTACACCGTGAGTTATGGATTCGAGGTGATGGAACTGAACCACATGCACCATACACACTTTCAAAGGAACAAATTCATAAGTTGTTCAAGTGGATTGAGTCATTGAAACTTCCAGATGGCTATGCCTCAAATATATATAGAGGTGTGAATTGGGCAAAAAATTGCATTCGCGGTATGAAATCACATGACGGCCATGTCTTCATGCAAAAGTTGTTACCTATAGTTTGTCGTGATCTTCTTCCGAAGCATGTAGCTGATCCTATCATTGAATTATGCAACTTCTTTCAAGATTTATGCTCTTCAGTTCTCAAGTACTCAGATTTGGAAAAAATGGAAAAAGATATAGTGAGGATAATGTCCAAACTTGAAACCGTCTTCACTCCTGGTTTTTTTGATCCTATGGAGCATTTGCCACTACATTTAGCAACCGAGTGTAAGTTGGGTGGGCCGGCTAATGGGCGTTGGATATATTTTATTGAAAGATATTTGCACAACTTAAAATTAAAAGTAGGAAACAAAGCTCGAGCGGAGGGTTCAATGGCACAACGCTATATTGAGGAGGAATGTGTACACTTTTGCACGTTGTATTTTGATTCCAAAAAggaattgttagtcccttaa